One stretch of Dokdonia sp. Hel_I_53 DNA includes these proteins:
- the pyrE gene encoding orotate phosphoribosyltransferase, with protein MILDKETAKKTAELLLQINAIKLQPQEPFTWASGWKSPIYCDNRIVLSYPPIRNYLHQEMAKQVEQLYGKPDAIVGVATGAIGIGMLVADYLNVPFAYVRPEPKKHGRQNQIEGHLDPKSNVVVIEDLISTGKSSLMAVEALKKSHMNVKGMLAIFTYGFETAIENFKNVNIQLHTLSDYSNLLLQARDTNFITEAQHDTLENWRKSPSTWSN; from the coding sequence ATGATTTTAGACAAAGAAACGGCAAAAAAAACCGCAGAATTATTATTGCAAATTAACGCAATAAAATTACAACCGCAAGAACCTTTTACGTGGGCTTCTGGCTGGAAATCTCCAATATATTGTGACAACCGTATTGTTTTGTCATATCCTCCCATACGCAACTACCTCCATCAAGAGATGGCAAAACAAGTTGAACAACTTTATGGGAAGCCTGATGCGATAGTAGGCGTCGCTACTGGAGCGATAGGAATAGGTATGCTCGTTGCAGATTATCTTAATGTTCCTTTTGCCTATGTGCGTCCAGAGCCTAAAAAGCATGGGAGGCAAAATCAAATCGAAGGCCATCTTGATCCAAAGAGCAACGTTGTTGTGATAGAAGACCTTATAAGCACGGGTAAGAGCAGTCTTATGGCCGTTGAGGCACTCAAAAAATCACATATGAATGTGAAGGGAATGCTCGCTATATTTACCTACGGGTTTGAGACTGCGATAGAAAATTTTAAAAATGTTAACATCCAACTTCATACTTTAAGTGATTATTCAAACTTGTTATTACAAGCTAGAGACACGAATTTCATCACAGAAGCTCAACATGACACTCTAGAAAACTGGCGTAAATCTCCATCGACTTGGTCAAATTAA
- a CDS encoding outer membrane beta-barrel protein has protein sequence MKKVLIAVLLLSSIAATSQSSGFGIKGGLNYGSVGDLEFSSIIGSESYNKERQAGYHAGIFYKASFSGIFLQPEVLYTKINTDYESRNAGSGQDYNFEVQKLDIPVLLGLKIVGPLNIKAGPSFQYILDTGFENTNIDFEDPEKQFTVGYQLGIGLTLGQVGLDLRYEGAFTENTIISSSNIQDSGFTVDSRPSQLILSISFTLDKN, from the coding sequence ATGAAAAAAGTATTAATTGCAGTCCTACTCTTATCAAGTATTGCTGCTACGAGTCAAAGCTCTGGGTTTGGTATCAAAGGGGGACTAAACTACGGGTCTGTTGGAGATCTGGAATTTTCATCTATTATAGGTAGTGAAAGTTATAATAAAGAAAGACAAGCAGGGTATCATGCAGGAATTTTTTATAAAGCATCATTTTCAGGAATATTTTTACAACCAGAAGTGCTTTACACAAAAATTAATACTGATTATGAAAGTCGCAATGCGGGATCAGGACAAGATTATAATTTTGAAGTTCAAAAACTAGATATCCCCGTTTTATTAGGTCTAAAAATAGTGGGTCCTCTAAATATCAAGGCGGGCCCTTCCTTCCAGTACATTCTTGATACTGGCTTTGAAAACACCAACATAGATTTTGAAGATCCTGAAAAGCAATTTACCGTGGGTTATCAGTTAGGTATAGGCCTAACGTTAGGGCAAGTAGGTTTAGACCTAAGGTATGAAGGAGCATTTACAGAAAACACCATCATTTCTTCATCAAATATACAAGACAGTGGTTTTACGGTAGATTCTAGACCTTCTCAATTAATTTTGAGTATATCATTTACGCTAGATAAAAATTAA
- a CDS encoding FKBP-type peptidyl-prolyl cis-trans isomerase, translating into MKLRNYLALIAVMLICVACPNDDDSDDPIVVPPNDRGEQSIVDDERIREYLETHFYNYEEFENPPAEFDYQVRIDTISGDNADKEPILDRPELTTKVYTRAEAEQTLYILTARQGESDKPAATYADSVFMNYKGFRLDGLIFDRSPNPVWFDLTSVVDGFTNGVAGFKGAASGPIVNQDGTFDYEGYGSGAIFMPSGLAYFNAVQANIPPYSPLIFTFNTFNTVQADHDNDGILSINEDLNNNGFLFDEADNPDDDSSFAFFDPDDDNDRVLTILEIETDVDGNFVSFLDTDSDGLSNHLDNDDDGDGRPTIEELRFNSATGVVSYPDSDEDGIPDYLDSDS; encoded by the coding sequence ATGAAATTAAGAAATTACCTAGCACTCATTGCTGTCATGCTTATTTGTGTAGCTTGCCCTAACGATGATGATTCAGATGATCCAATAGTTGTTCCTCCAAATGATAGAGGAGAACAATCAATAGTTGATGATGAGCGTATAAGGGAGTACCTTGAGACACATTTCTATAATTATGAGGAGTTTGAAAATCCACCGGCAGAATTTGATTATCAAGTAAGAATTGATACGATATCAGGAGATAATGCTGATAAAGAACCTATTTTAGATCGTCCAGAACTTACAACTAAAGTATATACCCGAGCTGAAGCAGAGCAAACTCTTTACATATTAACAGCAAGACAAGGTGAAAGTGATAAGCCTGCTGCGACGTATGCAGATTCTGTTTTTATGAATTATAAAGGATTTCGTTTAGATGGTTTAATCTTTGACCGCTCTCCTAATCCAGTTTGGTTTGATTTGACATCAGTTGTTGATGGGTTTACTAATGGTGTAGCAGGTTTTAAGGGCGCTGCATCTGGCCCTATTGTAAACCAAGATGGAACATTCGATTATGAAGGTTATGGATCTGGGGCTATTTTTATGCCTAGTGGCCTCGCATATTTTAATGCTGTTCAAGCGAATATTCCTCCTTATAGTCCTTTAATATTTACTTTTAATACCTTTAATACAGTACAGGCAGATCATGATAACGATGGTATTTTGTCAATAAATGAAGATTTAAATAATAACGGTTTTCTTTTTGATGAAGCAGATAATCCAGATGATGATTCATCATTTGCTTTTTTTGATCCTGATGACGATAATGATAGGGTTCTCACTATTCTAGAAATCGAAACAGATGTAGATGGTAATTTTGTATCCTTTTTAGATACAGACAGTGATGGACTATCTAACCACTTAGATAATGATGATGATGGAGACGGTAGACCTACGATCGAAGAGTTGAGATTTAATAGTGCTACTGGCGTAGTGTCCTATCCAGATAGTGATGAAGATGGTATTCCAGACTATCTAGATTCTGATTCATAA
- a CDS encoding transketolase has translation MADIKKLEAFVTQVRRDIVRQVHKVNSGHPGGSLGCAEFISILYQEVMNHDSDFSMDGIGEDLFFLSNGHISPVFYSVLARSGYFPVEELNTFRLLNSRLQGHPTTHEGLPGVRVASGSLGQGLSVSIGAAQAKKLNKDSSTIYTLMGDGELQEGQNWEAIMYAAANKVDNLIATVDLNGQQIDGSTEKVLDLGNLQAKFEAFGWAVIRVEKGNDIQSILNGINQAKELLHNGKPVCILLHTVMGHGVDFMMGTHAWHGKAPNDEQLESALAQNPETLGDY, from the coding sequence ATGGCAGACATTAAAAAGCTAGAAGCATTTGTTACACAAGTACGCAGAGATATAGTGAGGCAAGTACATAAAGTAAATTCTGGACACCCTGGAGGCTCTTTAGGCTGTGCAGAGTTCATCAGTATATTGTATCAAGAAGTCATGAATCACGATAGTGATTTCTCAATGGATGGAATAGGCGAAGATTTATTTTTCTTATCAAATGGTCATATTTCTCCTGTGTTTTACAGTGTATTAGCAAGGTCTGGCTACTTTCCAGTAGAAGAGCTTAATACATTTAGACTACTTAATTCTCGTCTTCAGGGTCACCCTACAACACATGAAGGTCTTCCGGGTGTGCGTGTAGCTTCTGGTTCACTAGGTCAAGGCCTGAGTGTATCTATAGGTGCTGCGCAAGCAAAAAAACTCAATAAAGACTCAAGTACAATCTATACGCTTATGGGTGATGGAGAATTACAAGAAGGTCAAAATTGGGAAGCCATCATGTATGCCGCTGCAAATAAAGTAGATAACCTCATTGCTACAGTAGATCTCAATGGACAGCAAATAGATGGGAGTACAGAGAAAGTATTGGATTTAGGAAATCTACAAGCAAAATTTGAAGCCTTTGGCTGGGCGGTTATTCGTGTTGAAAAAGGTAATGACATTCAATCCATCTTAAACGGAATTAATCAAGCAAAAGAGTTGCTTCATAACGGTAAACCAGTTTGTATTCTCTTACATACAGTTATGGGACACGGGGTTGATTTTATGATGGGTACTCATGCATGGCACGGTAAAGCACCTAATGATGAGCAACTAGAAAGTGCACTCGCACAAAATCCAGAAACACTAGGAGACTACTAA
- a CDS encoding RNA-binding S4 domain-containing protein: protein MRVDKYLWCIRYFKTRSIATAACKKGQVKMNGATVKPSREVYPTDKIDVRKNQVNYILEVLDIPESRLGAKLVGMYVADKTPKENLEKLDLLKYSKDYYRKKGTGRPTKKDRRSIDEIYENDEFFTNDQEE from the coding sequence ATGAGAGTTGATAAATATTTATGGTGTATACGCTATTTTAAAACCCGATCTATAGCAACTGCGGCTTGTAAGAAAGGACAGGTAAAAATGAATGGTGCCACTGTAAAACCATCAAGAGAAGTCTATCCTACTGATAAAATTGATGTTAGAAAAAATCAAGTGAACTATATTCTTGAAGTATTGGATATTCCTGAGAGCAGACTAGGTGCCAAACTTGTGGGAATGTATGTGGCAGATAAAACTCCTAAAGAAAATCTTGAGAAGCTAGATTTACTAAAATATTCTAAAGATTATTATCGAAAGAAGGGTACTGGAAGGCCTACTAAAAAAGATAGGCGTAGTATCGATGAAATTTATGAGAATGATGAGTTTTTTACAAACGATCAAGAAGAGTAA
- a CDS encoding SRPBCC family protein, with the protein MNLESPVKTVNKSQEEVYNFLLNVENFEQLMPENTKFEKLSDTRFLFGLKGMPEIVLDLKEGIPYNKVILGAASDKIPFTLTADIQEVDPQKSNVQLNFTGEFNAMMAMMVKKPITKFIGTLSDNLENIS; encoded by the coding sequence ATGAATTTAGAAAGCCCCGTAAAAACAGTAAATAAATCTCAAGAAGAGGTATATAATTTCCTTTTGAATGTTGAGAATTTTGAGCAACTTATGCCCGAAAACACAAAATTTGAAAAATTAAGTGATACCCGATTTCTTTTTGGACTTAAGGGAATGCCAGAAATTGTATTAGATCTTAAAGAAGGTATTCCTTATAATAAGGTAATACTAGGAGCAGCGAGTGATAAAATTCCATTCACGCTCACTGCAGACATTCAAGAAGTTGACCCACAGAAGTCTAATGTACAACTCAATTTTACCGGAGAGTTTAACGCAATGATGGCGATGATGGTTAAGAAACCCATAACAAAATTCATCGGGACGCTTTCTGATAACTTAGAGAACATCTCTTAA
- a CDS encoding phosphoribosyltransferase family protein, with amino-acid sequence MKIKLEKILDHTAIEHKIRRIAFQIYESNADEKEVVLAGIADNGYKFAERLSQVLIDIAPFKTILCKVTMDKQKPLGTVKTSLLPKEYTNKSIVLIDDVLNSGTTLVYGVKHFLDVPLKRFKTAVLVNRNHKKYPVKADFKGISLSTSLNESVKVIFTKGNDTVVLE; translated from the coding sequence ATGAAAATTAAATTAGAAAAAATACTTGATCATACTGCGATAGAGCATAAAATAAGACGTATTGCTTTTCAAATCTACGAGAGTAATGCAGATGAGAAAGAAGTTGTTCTTGCCGGGATTGCAGATAACGGTTATAAATTTGCCGAACGTCTATCTCAAGTCCTTATAGACATTGCCCCATTTAAAACGATACTATGCAAAGTAACAATGGATAAACAAAAACCCTTAGGAACCGTTAAAACAAGTTTGTTGCCTAAGGAATATACAAACAAATCAATTGTCCTTATCGATGATGTTTTAAATTCAGGCACTACACTTGTTTATGGTGTAAAACATTTCCTAGATGTTCCTTTAAAAAGATTTAAAACCGCCGTACTAGTAAACCGTAATCATAAAAAGTATCCAGTAAAAGCTGACTTTAAAGGTATCTCTTTAAGTACATCCTTAAATGAATCTGTAAAAGTAATTTTTACTAAAGGAAATGATACTGTTGTTTTAGAATAG
- a CDS encoding transketolase family protein — protein sequence MKVYENTGSKDTRSGFGAGMTELGRTNPNVVSLCADLIGSLKIQTFIDENPERFFQIGIAEANMMGIAAGLTIGGKIPFTGTFANFSTGRVYDQIRQSIAYSGKNVKICASHSGVTLGEDGATHQILEDIGLMKMLPGMTVINTCDYNQTKAATLAIAEYEGPVYLRFGRPVVPNFTPADQKFEIGKAVKLQDGNDVTIVATGHLVWEALEAAKELHEKGISAEVIDIHTIKPLDTEAILKSVKKTKCIVTAEEHNYLGGLGESVARELSLRLPTPQEFVATEDTFGESGTPKQLMEKYGLNAVAIVRACQKVVDRK from the coding sequence ATGAAAGTATACGAAAATACAGGAAGTAAGGATACAAGGTCAGGATTTGGTGCAGGTATGACAGAGTTAGGTAGAACAAATCCTAATGTTGTATCATTATGTGCAGATCTTATAGGGTCTTTAAAAATACAAACGTTTATTGATGAAAATCCAGAGCGGTTTTTTCAAATAGGCATCGCCGAGGCAAATATGATGGGTATTGCTGCTGGATTAACTATTGGTGGAAAGATCCCATTTACAGGAACCTTTGCAAACTTTTCAACAGGTCGTGTGTATGACCAAATAAGACAGTCCATTGCCTATTCTGGGAAGAATGTAAAAATATGCGCATCTCACTCCGGTGTTACTCTAGGAGAAGATGGTGCCACACACCAAATACTTGAGGACATAGGTTTAATGAAGATGCTTCCAGGTATGACTGTGATTAATACATGTGATTACAATCAAACCAAAGCTGCAACCTTAGCTATAGCTGAATACGAAGGACCTGTTTATCTGCGCTTTGGTCGCCCTGTAGTACCTAATTTCACCCCTGCCGATCAAAAGTTTGAGATTGGGAAAGCTGTAAAGTTACAAGATGGAAATGACGTTACTATTGTAGCTACAGGCCATCTTGTTTGGGAAGCACTGGAAGCTGCAAAGGAACTGCACGAAAAAGGTATCTCTGCAGAGGTAATTGATATCCACACTATAAAACCTTTGGATACAGAAGCCATTTTAAAATCTGTAAAGAAAACCAAATGTATAGTTACCGCAGAAGAGCATAATTACCTTGGTGGATTAGGAGAAAGTGTGGCACGTGAACTTTCGTTAAGATTGCCAACCCCGCAAGAATTTGTCGCTACTGAAGACACTTTTGGAGAAAGTGGGACACCAAAACAGCTTATGGAAAAATATGGGTTAAATGCCGTTGCTATTGTAAGAGCCTGTCAAAAAGTTGTCGATAGAAAATAA